In Bacteroidota bacterium, a single window of DNA contains:
- a CDS encoding N-acetylmuramoyl-L-alanine amidase → MKSDILDTCENKSCQFSRVSVPKLNKKKLLPFYLLRIVVLSSAVLLLSSFNPPKTKPFGITKVVIDAGHGGHDSGCLGKKSKEKDIALKVALKLGEYISEKFPDVKVIYTRKTDVFIELNERSAIANNAKADLFICIHCNSACYYNKKKKKEECNQATSGVETWVMGLHMTEANLEVAKRENEVVLLEKDYTKKYDGFDPNSPEANIIFSLYQNTFLDQSLKMASHVQQEMKAKGRTSRGVKQAGFLVLYKTTMPSVLIETGFLSNAEEEKYLASAKGQEETATAIFKAFKAYKNSVEQGRTGNEGSVKAPDDTAEVLPEKEIDKTVLHQDPIEVKNPEMENDFFWAVQFYASPVKISKTSSKFKGLKEIRETKEGKTYKYTTGEVQELDDAVTLQENVRKRL, encoded by the coding sequence ATGAAGAGTGATATTTTAGATACTTGTGAAAACAAATCCTGTCAATTTTCTCGCGTTTCGGTGCCAAAACTAAACAAAAAAAAACTACTGCCTTTTTATCTTTTACGAATCGTCGTTTTATCTTCTGCGGTTCTGCTATTGAGTTCCTTCAATCCGCCTAAAACAAAGCCTTTCGGAATTACAAAAGTCGTGATAGATGCCGGTCATGGTGGACATGATTCAGGCTGTTTGGGTAAAAAGTCGAAAGAGAAGGACATAGCCTTAAAGGTTGCTTTGAAGTTAGGAGAATATATTTCCGAGAAATTTCCGGATGTTAAGGTCATCTATACCCGGAAAACAGATGTTTTCATCGAATTAAATGAACGTTCTGCAATCGCCAACAACGCAAAAGCAGATCTGTTTATTTGTATCCATTGCAATTCAGCATGTTACTACAATAAAAAGAAGAAAAAGGAAGAATGTAATCAGGCAACTTCAGGTGTTGAAACATGGGTAATGGGATTGCATATGACGGAAGCGAACCTGGAAGTGGCAAAACGTGAGAACGAGGTTGTTCTCCTGGAAAAAGATTACACAAAAAAGTACGATGGCTTCGATCCGAATAGCCCGGAAGCAAATATTATTTTTTCACTATATCAAAATACATTTCTTGACCAGAGTCTGAAAATGGCATCACATGTTCAGCAGGAAATGAAAGCGAAAGGTCGGACCAGTCGCGGAGTAAAGCAAGCCGGATTTCTAGTTTTGTATAAGACAACCATGCCCAGCGTTTTGATCGAGACAGGTTTCTTGTCAAATGCTGAAGAGGAAAAATATCTGGCTTCAGCAAAAGGCCAGGAGGAAACAGCAACAGCAATTTTTAAAGCTTTTAAAGCATATAAAAATTCTGTAGAACAAGGCCGAACAGGAAATGAAGGAAGTGTTAAAGCTCCTGATGATACTGCAGAAGTTTTGCCTGAGAAAGAAATAGATAAGACAGTTCTTCATCAGGACCCGATAGAGGTTAAAAACCCTGAAATGGAAAATGATTTTTTCTGGGCAGTTCAGTTTTATGCTTCCCCTGTGAAAATTTCAAAGACAAGTTCTAAATTCAAAGGACTCAAAGAGATACGGGAAACCAAAGAAGGAAAGACGTACAAATATACGACAGGAGAAGTTCAGGAACTTGATGATGCGGTTACACTACAAGAGAACGTCAGAAAAAGGCTTTAA
- a CDS encoding GNAT family N-acetyltransferase, whose product MKVDIRIALPADYKLITKVGHDTFYETWKDVNTPADMAVYLKKAFDPKVILSDLENPANTFLIASIGNEVIGYAKIRRDRTYDEFKGEPAIEIERIYVFNKYQRQKAGQLLMDECLRISNEENFTWLWLGVNIDNHKAINFYKKYEFVIFGEKGFQLGDAVDTDYLMKKKIG is encoded by the coding sequence CTAAAGTTGGACATGATACGTTCTACGAAACCTGGAAGGATGTCAATACTCCTGCGGATATGGCAGTGTATCTGAAAAAAGCTTTTGACCCAAAAGTTATTTTATCAGATCTTGAAAATCCGGCAAATACTTTTCTCATTGCAAGTATAGGCAATGAAGTTATAGGTTATGCAAAAATTCGCCGCGACAGAACCTATGATGAGTTCAAAGGAGAACCGGCAATTGAAATTGAACGGATCTACGTTTTCAATAAATATCAACGACAGAAAGCCGGACAATTATTGATGGATGAATGTCTGCGAATCTCAAACGAAGAAAATTTTACCTGGCTTTGGCTCGGAGTAAATATTGATAACCACAAAGCAATCAACTTTTATAAAAAATATGAATTTGTTATTTTTGGAGAAAAGGGGTTTCAGTTGGGAGATGCGGTGGATACGGACTATTTGATGAAGAAGAAAATTGGTTAA
- a CDS encoding MCE family protein — MKFSREVRIGLIMTVGIAVLFWGVNYLKGIDFFTRQRSVFAVYNQVEGLTSTNPVMVNGMKVGMIYQLDLQPNGQIIVSMHVTNKVFVPRNSKAEIFSTDLLGSKGVRLVFGDSKEDMVDGDTLSAGVQLSLSDQVNAQVAPIKAKAESLLSSIDSILLTVRAVFNENTKNNLRRSFESISNSLISIEHVAGSMDTVLAKQGRLRVIFDNIESITTNLKNNNESLTKIITNFSSISDTLAKSKLAEAVDHTSRTLEQTSALLEKVNKGEGSLGMLANNDSLYNNLNSSAHNLDALLKDFQANPRKYLKVSVISFGK, encoded by the coding sequence ATGAAGTTTTCAAGAGAAGTAAGAATAGGATTGATTATGACTGTAGGAATTGCTGTCCTGTTTTGGGGAGTCAATTATCTGAAAGGTATTGATTTCTTTACACGTCAGCGTTCAGTCTTTGCTGTTTACAACCAGGTTGAAGGACTTACTTCCACAAATCCCGTAATGGTAAATGGAATGAAAGTGGGCATGATCTATCAGCTCGATCTGCAACCAAACGGTCAGATCATTGTTAGTATGCATGTGACCAACAAAGTATTCGTTCCGAGAAATTCAAAGGCAGAAATTTTCAGTACTGATCTGTTAGGTTCGAAAGGAGTCAGACTTGTATTTGGCGACAGCAAAGAAGACATGGTAGATGGCGATACATTATCTGCCGGTGTTCAACTTAGTCTCTCTGATCAGGTAAATGCACAGGTAGCACCCATAAAAGCAAAAGCAGAAAGTCTTCTTTCGTCTATCGATTCAATCTTACTTACAGTTCGGGCTGTCTTTAATGAGAATACAAAAAATAATTTGAGACGATCGTTCGAAAGTATCAGCAACTCTCTGATCTCTATCGAACATGTTGCCGGAAGCATGGACACAGTTCTTGCCAAGCAAGGTCGACTGCGTGTTATCTTCGATAACATTGAGTCGATCACAACAAATCTGAAAAACAATAATGAGAGTCTTACAAAGATCATCACGAACTTCAGTTCTATTTCCGATACACTTGCAAAATCAAAATTAGCTGAAGCAGTTGATCATACTTCAAGAACACTGGAACAAACTTCTGCATTACTGGAAAAAGTAAACAAAGGCGAAGGTTCGCTCGGTATGCTTGCAAACAACGATAGTCTCTACAATAATCTCAATTCATCAGCCCACAATCTCGATGCATTGCTTAAAGATTTCCAGGCGAATCCGAGGAAGTATTTGAAGGTGTCGGTTATTTCATTTGGAAAGTAG
- a CDS encoding (Fe-S)-binding protein has product MADYAARNESPEILFWVGCAGSFDERAQKITRAVAKILHHCGVKFAVLGTEESCTGDPAKRAGNEFLFQMQAMMNIQVLDGYGIKKIVTACPHCFNTLKNEYPDLGGNYEVVHHSQLIQALFDEGKLKVSGGPFAGKKITFHDPCYLGRGNDVYEAPRNVIEKLDGAFSEMKRSRAKGFCCGAGGAQMFKEPEKGNKDVNIDRTEEALALNPDVIAVGCPFCMTMMTDGVKNFNKEDSVKVLDIAELIAQAGDL; this is encoded by the coding sequence ATGGCCGATTACGCCGCACGAAACGAAAGCCCTGAAATACTTTTCTGGGTGGGGTGTGCCGGCAGTTTTGATGAGAGAGCACAGAAGATCACTCGTGCTGTTGCGAAGATATTGCATCATTGCGGAGTGAAGTTTGCTGTTTTGGGAACGGAAGAAAGTTGTACGGGTGATCCGGCTAAGCGTGCAGGGAATGAATTCCTTTTTCAGATGCAGGCAATGATGAACATTCAGGTGCTCGATGGATATGGAATAAAAAAGATCGTTACTGCTTGTCCGCATTGTTTTAATACATTGAAGAATGAATATCCTGATCTCGGTGGAAATTATGAAGTAGTCCATCATTCGCAACTTATACAAGCGCTATTCGACGAAGGGAAATTAAAAGTAAGTGGCGGACCATTCGCTGGTAAAAAAATTACATTCCACGATCCTTGTTATTTAGGAAGAGGAAATGATGTTTACGAAGCTCCACGAAATGTAATAGAAAAACTCGACGGTGCATTTTCTGAAATGAAACGTTCACGCGCAAAAGGATTTTGTTGCGGTGCCGGTGGTGCACAAATGTTTAAAGAACCTGAAAAAGGAAATAAAGACGTAAACATCGACCGTACAGAAGAAGCACTTGCTTTGAATCCCGATGTGATTGCAGTTGGTTGTCCGTTTTGTATGACGATGATGACGGATGGGGTGAAGAATTTTAACAAAGAAGATTCTGTTAAGGTATTAGATATAGCGGAGTTGATTGCGCAGGCGGGGGATTTGTAG
- a CDS encoding LPS-assembly protein LptD yields the protein MLLFQQLVVGSETDNLGTSIVPDSTVQTDTLKLNVNDSTVIAVDSLQTDTTAESDEVIKSKIKYHAKDSIRVNLENEIVYLYGEATVDYEDLHLEADYIVIDMQNKELFAEGTKDSSGVLKGSPNFSQAEQKFRSNSIRYNFQTKKGRINYVITQEGDGFIHGEVVKKDPENNFYIKNGQYTTCNLDTPHFAITSRRLKVISKNKIVTGPAYLTIEQIPTPILIPFGFFPNKVGRSSGIIFPAFGESAQRGFYFQHLGYYFGFSDHFDLALTSDIYTKGSYTLEATSSYKKRYRYSGRLQLTYAYTVNSEEELPDYSLTKDYHVNWTHIKDNKSSPNSTFSASVNAGTSNYYKNTISSVNNYLSNTLQSSISYSYNFPDKPMNLSAGIQHSQNTITRDIRISAPDFSFNISRISPFKRKNAFGVQRWYEKIGTSLSLNTINYIETKDTLLFAENSLTNLKNGLRASIPLSTSFNVLKYINFSPSVNFTERLYLKTTQYRWNTETNSVDTFTVEKPQHAYEYNVSAGISTRIYGMYQLSKGPITAIRHVMTPAASITYRPDFGEERYGYYKTIQTDTDGNTRTYSIFQNSVYGGPSNGKFANLGFSLDNNLEMKVKTNSDTGAVTKKVKLLESLRLAGGYNLIADSMKLSVFNLSARTTLFDKVGINFNSTLDPYAYDSESNDYDKFQYEVDGRLVRLTSSTVSMNFSLNRSKKKENSGKYSQEEIDYINQHPDEFVDFDIPYNLSVSYSMNYSKRGGLNKTLTQSASFNGDLSITSQWKVGFNSWYDLSDGRFTNMSLNIYRDLHCWEMRMNWIPFGGQESYNFQINVKSSILQDLKLLKKKDFYDR from the coding sequence ATGCTTCTTTTTCAACAACTTGTTGTTGGTTCAGAGACAGATAATTTAGGTACATCAATTGTGCCCGATAGTACGGTTCAAACCGATACACTTAAGCTCAATGTCAACGATTCAACGGTGATTGCTGTTGATTCATTGCAAACGGATACGACTGCAGAATCTGATGAGGTTATTAAGTCTAAAATCAAATACCATGCGAAAGATTCCATTAGAGTAAACCTTGAAAATGAGATCGTTTACTTGTATGGAGAGGCAACTGTGGATTATGAGGACTTACATCTTGAAGCTGATTATATCGTTATCGATATGCAGAATAAGGAACTATTTGCTGAAGGAACAAAAGACAGTTCCGGAGTTTTAAAGGGCTCTCCAAATTTCTCTCAGGCGGAACAAAAGTTCAGGTCAAATTCCATTCGATATAACTTTCAGACCAAGAAAGGACGGATCAATTATGTAATTACACAGGAAGGCGATGGCTTTATTCATGGAGAAGTTGTGAAAAAAGATCCGGAAAATAATTTTTACATCAAGAATGGTCAGTATACAACTTGTAATCTCGACACACCGCATTTTGCCATTACATCCCGGCGACTGAAGGTGATCAGCAAAAACAAAATCGTAACCGGTCCGGCTTACCTTACAATTGAACAGATCCCTACTCCAATACTTATTCCTTTCGGTTTTTTTCCTAATAAAGTTGGACGAAGTTCAGGAATAATTTTTCCTGCATTCGGTGAATCTGCGCAGCGTGGATTTTATTTTCAGCATCTTGGATATTATTTCGGATTCAGTGATCATTTTGATCTTGCATTGACAAGTGATATTTATACAAAAGGAAGTTACACTCTTGAGGCCACTTCGTCATATAAAAAAAGATACAGATATTCCGGACGGCTGCAATTAACATATGCTTATACAGTTAACAGTGAAGAAGAATTACCTGATTATTCATTGACGAAAGATTATCATGTTAACTGGACTCATATCAAGGATAACAAATCGAGTCCAAACAGTACGTTTTCTGCATCAGTGAATGCCGGAACTTCAAATTATTATAAGAATACGATCAGTAGTGTAAATAATTATTTGTCGAATACACTTCAGTCATCAATTTCCTATTCATATAATTTTCCTGACAAGCCAATGAACCTGAGTGCAGGAATTCAACATTCACAAAATACAATTACAAGAGATATCCGCATCTCTGCTCCTGATTTCAGTTTTAATATTTCCAGAATTTCTCCTTTCAAAAGGAAGAATGCATTCGGTGTTCAGCGCTGGTATGAAAAGATCGGAACGAGTTTATCTTTGAATACGATCAATTACATAGAAACAAAGGACACCTTACTTTTTGCTGAAAATTCATTGACGAATCTGAAGAACGGATTGAGAGCAAGTATTCCACTTTCAACTTCATTCAATGTATTAAAATATATCAACTTCTCACCATCAGTGAATTTTACTGAACGATTATACCTAAAGACAACTCAGTACCGATGGAATACTGAAACAAATTCAGTTGATACTTTCACAGTTGAAAAACCGCAGCATGCTTACGAATACAATGTAAGTGCAGGAATCTCGACGCGGATCTATGGAATGTATCAACTTAGTAAGGGACCGATCACAGCCATCAGACATGTTATGACACCTGCTGCTTCAATAACATATCGCCCTGATTTTGGAGAAGAAAGATATGGTTACTATAAAACAATTCAGACTGATACGGATGGAAATACCAGAACGTATAGTATTTTCCAGAATTCTGTTTATGGCGGTCCTTCGAATGGAAAATTTGCCAACCTCGGATTTTCTCTCGACAATAATCTTGAGATGAAAGTGAAAACGAATTCAGATACCGGTGCAGTAACAAAAAAAGTAAAACTACTTGAAAGTCTACGTTTAGCAGGTGGCTATAATCTTATTGCCGATTCAATGAAACTAAGTGTTTTCAATTTATCAGCCCGTACTACTCTCTTTGACAAAGTTGGAATTAATTTTAACAGCACACTTGATCCATATGCCTACGATTCTGAAAGCAATGACTATGATAAATTTCAATATGAAGTGGATGGTCGTTTGGTGCGATTAACAAGTTCAACCGTGTCAATGAATTTTTCACTTAACAGATCGAAGAAAAAAGAAAACTCAGGAAAATATTCACAGGAAGAAATTGATTACATCAATCAGCATCCTGATGAATTTGTAGATTTCGATATCCCATATAATCTGAGTGTAAGTTACAGTATGAATTATTCTAAACGTGGCGGACTAAATAAAACACTCACACAAAGTGCAAGTTTTAATGGTGACCTCAGTATAACAAGTCAGTGGAAAGTTGGCTTCAATTCCTGGTACGATTTATCTGATGGGCGTTTCACAAACATGAGTCTGAATATCTACCGCGACCTTCACTGCTGGGAAATGCGTATGAACTGGATCCCATTCGGCGGACAAGAGAGTTACAACTTTCAGATCAATGTGAAATCTTCTATTCTTCAGGATTTGAAGTTGCTGAAGAAGAAGGATTTTTATGACAGGTGA